Proteins encoded by one window of Emticicia oligotrophica DSM 17448:
- a CDS encoding DUF1593 domain-containing protein, protein MKKKVLLFFTLLLMILEVGIAQNPKSVKPRTIVTTDGELDDVDSFIRMLLYTNEYKVEGLIVSSSQWHYKGDGKGTKFISEMEMTKKLYGERTELRWPGEEWIYDLVDAYGKVYPNLIKHSKDYPTHKYLRDRIRIGNIDFEGEMAKDTPGSDFIKAKLLDDDMSPLYLQVWGGTNTIARALKSIEDTYKNTPQWSEIYKKVCQKTILYAILDQDATYKKYIEPNWKDIKVYYNSNQFWSFAYFWKRSVPKELHPYLEGKFMGNVINNHGPLLKMYYSYGDGNPPQGEIEDIYSSMEKAKKNQWGSFGQYDFISEGDSPAFLHLVDIGLNNLANPQDGGWGGRLVQSTTTPSRWEDGEAASDYNPFTQKIDKAFAQTRWIPAIQNDFAARADWCIKDFKNANHAPKVSVASKQLSVISGQKIVINPQTSDPDGNKVSLKFWQYKEVGTCKEEVSIIQTGNSAAITVPAAAKSGDTIHIIIEAEDNGLPALTRYQRVVMTVK, encoded by the coding sequence ATGAAAAAGAAAGTACTATTATTTTTTACTTTGTTGTTAATGATATTGGAAGTTGGAATTGCCCAAAATCCAAAATCAGTCAAACCACGCACCATCGTCACGACTGATGGAGAATTGGATGATGTAGATTCATTCATTAGAATGCTTCTTTATACAAACGAATATAAAGTAGAGGGGCTCATTGTGAGTAGTTCTCAGTGGCATTACAAAGGAGATGGAAAGGGTACTAAGTTTATTTCTGAAATGGAAATGACTAAAAAATTATATGGTGAACGAACTGAACTTCGTTGGCCAGGCGAGGAATGGATTTACGACTTGGTAGATGCTTACGGAAAAGTTTACCCAAATCTTATCAAACATTCAAAAGATTATCCAACCCACAAATATCTTCGAGATAGAATCCGTATTGGAAATATTGATTTTGAAGGTGAAATGGCAAAAGATACACCGGGTTCTGATTTTATTAAAGCCAAATTGCTCGATGATGATATGAGTCCTTTGTATCTACAAGTGTGGGGAGGGACGAATACTATTGCACGTGCCTTGAAAAGCATCGAAGATACTTACAAAAATACACCGCAATGGAGTGAAATATATAAGAAAGTATGCCAGAAAACGATACTTTATGCCATTCTAGACCAAGATGCTACTTATAAAAAATACATTGAACCGAATTGGAAAGACATTAAGGTTTATTATAACTCGAATCAATTTTGGAGTTTTGCCTATTTTTGGAAAAGGTCAGTACCCAAAGAACTACACCCATATTTAGAAGGAAAGTTTATGGGAAATGTTATCAATAATCATGGTCCACTTCTGAAAATGTATTATAGTTATGGTGATGGAAATCCACCACAAGGAGAAATTGAAGATATTTATAGTAGTATGGAAAAAGCTAAAAAGAATCAGTGGGGAAGCTTTGGTCAGTATGATTTTATTTCTGAAGGTGATTCGCCTGCATTCTTGCATTTGGTTGATATTGGACTAAATAACCTTGCTAATCCACAAGATGGAGGATGGGGTGGCCGACTTGTGCAGTCAACTACTACACCAAGCAGATGGGAAGATGGTGAAGCAGCCTCAGACTATAACCCATTTACTCAAAAAATAGATAAAGCTTTTGCTCAAACTCGCTGGATTCCAGCTATTCAAAATGATTTTGCAGCTCGTGCCGATTGGTGTATCAAAGATTTTAAAAATGCCAATCATGCTCCCAAGGTGTCAGTTGCCAGTAAACAGTTGTCAGTTATCAGTGGGCAGAAAATTGTGATAAATCCCCAAACCTCTGACCCCGATGGCAATAAAGTTTCGTTGAAATTCTGGCAATATAAAGAGGTGGGTACTTGTAAAGAAGAAGTGTCAATTATACAAACCGGAAATAGTGCAGCAATCACAGTTCCTGCAGCCGCCAAAAGTGGAGATACGATTCACATCATCATAGAAGCAGAAGATAATGGTTTGCCAGCTCTTACTCGTTATCAACGAGTGGTAATGACGGTCAAATAA
- a CDS encoding DUF1593 domain-containing protein, giving the protein MNKLIKTITVICSIILLINSANAQFEVAKPRIIITADPELDDNNSMIRFLLYSTDVQIEGLIYASSMFHWKGDGKGTKWYVPGREYDRFGMNECPCESWRWAKDEKFIHDIVDAYAKSYPNLKIHNKNYPTPEYLKSKIRYGNIEFDGDISKDSPGSDLIKSLILDDKPGQLFITNWGGASTIARALKSIQDQYQFTTDWTNIRNKIIRKVVLLPSGDQDDTYANYIKPNWPEIEYRQFRDSPNYGYGAQIRANETNKPLLTSAWMQENVNSRGAIGSLYRVWGDGKQMVKGDKVDYFGLSGYTTEELKKMGYFVWMPPQEKGSWLGEGDNHTFMNMLGNGLRAYEKDFYGGWGGRAIRKTDSGMFSNLSEGSADQMATQMGAMNQQKNNEIIPFPDFFAAAQHSFAARMKWSVTPKYADANHEPIVNIQGPLKMMVNAGQKVRLNGIVSDPDGNKVSVKWFQMPVGTYQNKVEISNAEAQRAEFIVPKDATAGQTIHIILEAKDNGSPALTSYQRVIFEVRTK; this is encoded by the coding sequence ATGAATAAACTCATAAAAACAATCACGGTAATTTGCTCTATTATTCTTTTGATTAATTCAGCAAATGCACAATTTGAAGTAGCAAAGCCAAGAATTATCATTACGGCTGACCCTGAATTAGATGATAATAATTCGATGATTCGCTTTTTACTTTACAGCACCGATGTACAAATAGAGGGACTTATCTACGCAAGTAGTATGTTTCATTGGAAGGGTGATGGAAAAGGAACTAAATGGTACGTGCCGGGAAGGGAATACGACCGATTCGGAATGAATGAGTGTCCGTGCGAATCTTGGAGATGGGCAAAAGATGAAAAATTTATTCATGATATTGTTGATGCTTATGCTAAATCGTATCCGAATTTAAAAATTCATAATAAAAATTACCCAACTCCTGAATACCTAAAATCAAAGATTAGATATGGTAATATTGAATTTGATGGTGATATTTCTAAAGATTCCCCTGGTTCGGATTTAATCAAATCTTTAATTTTGGATGATAAACCGGGGCAATTATTCATCACTAATTGGGGTGGAGCAAGTACCATTGCAAGGGCTTTAAAGTCGATTCAAGACCAATATCAATTTACAACCGATTGGACAAATATCAGAAATAAGATTATAAGAAAAGTGGTGCTGCTGCCATCAGGCGACCAAGATGATACTTATGCCAATTATATCAAACCTAATTGGCCAGAAATTGAATATCGACAATTTAGAGATTCACCAAATTACGGCTACGGTGCTCAAATCAGAGCCAACGAAACCAATAAACCTTTGCTTACTTCTGCATGGATGCAAGAAAATGTAAATTCAAGGGGAGCAATAGGAAGTTTATATAGAGTGTGGGGCGATGGAAAACAAATGGTTAAAGGGGATAAAGTTGACTATTTTGGGTTGTCGGGATATACAACTGAAGAATTAAAAAAAATGGGGTATTTCGTTTGGATGCCTCCACAGGAAAAAGGTTCGTGGTTGGGTGAAGGCGATAACCATACTTTCATGAATATGCTCGGTAATGGATTACGGGCCTATGAAAAAGATTTCTATGGTGGTTGGGGTGGTAGAGCCATCCGAAAGACTGATTCTGGAATGTTTTCCAATCTATCGGAAGGTTCGGCAGACCAAATGGCTACTCAAATGGGGGCAATGAATCAACAGAAAAATAATGAGATAATTCCTTTTCCTGATTTCTTCGCTGCGGCCCAACATAGTTTTGCCGCAAGAATGAAATGGTCAGTAACACCCAAATATGCTGATGCGAACCATGAACCAATTGTCAATATTCAAGGGCCACTTAAAATGATGGTTAATGCAGGACAAAAAGTTAGATTAAATGGAATTGTCTCTGACCCTGATGGCAATAAAGTTTCGGTCAAATGGTTTCAAATGCCAGTAGGTACTTATCAAAATAAAGTAGAAATTTCTAATGCAGAGGCACAAAGAGCAGAATTTATTGTGCCAAAAGATGCCACTGCTGGACAAACAATACATATTATTTTAGAAGCAAAAGATAACGGTTCGCCTGCTCTTACAAGTTACCAAAGAGTAATTTTTGAAGTGAGAACGAAATGA
- a CDS encoding alpha/beta hydrolase-fold protein: MKQESLISKKITNICLVVMLLVFSFMAEAQRRPSKIISPEVLSDNSVIFRIYAPNAKDVKVVGTWNRRFAPDLMVKKDTLWEVKVGPIPSDMYEYDIILDGIPMIDPLNKAVTRDGPYIQSRLMVPGGLGDIIDVKPVPHGDLKAVWYDSPTVGDSQRRMFIYTPPGYDKSNKKYPVMYLLHGGGGDEEVWINRGRANYIMDNLIASGKAEPMIVVITNGDVNNIGSVLDRPAFQQKKDNTGIGAMAAGVFEKSLVKDVIPYIESNYRVIADADHRAITGYSMGGFHTQNTTNDNPTMFKYIGVMSMGLWSAARNDPNFDKAGYVTKLKALQAAKPKVYWIGMGTDDFLYKSCVELRKVYDEIGFKYIYRENIGNHDWNSWRLYLTEFAPLCFK, from the coding sequence ATGAAACAAGAATCTTTAATTTCGAAAAAAATCACAAATATATGCTTGGTAGTTATGCTATTGGTATTCTCTTTTATGGCCGAGGCTCAGAGAAGACCAAGCAAGATTATTTCACCTGAAGTATTATCCGATAATTCAGTAATATTTAGAATTTACGCTCCCAATGCAAAAGATGTGAAGGTAGTAGGTACATGGAATCGTCGTTTTGCTCCTGATTTAATGGTAAAAAAAGATACACTTTGGGAAGTGAAAGTTGGTCCAATTCCTTCGGATATGTATGAATATGATATAATTTTAGATGGAATTCCAATGATTGACCCACTAAATAAAGCTGTAACTCGTGATGGCCCCTATATTCAAAGCAGATTGATGGTGCCGGGTGGCTTAGGTGATATCATTGATGTGAAGCCTGTGCCACATGGCGATTTAAAAGCAGTTTGGTACGATTCGCCAACTGTGGGTGATTCGCAGAGGAGAATGTTTATTTATACGCCTCCAGGTTATGATAAAAGCAATAAAAAATATCCAGTAATGTATTTGCTACACGGTGGTGGTGGCGATGAGGAAGTTTGGATAAACCGTGGACGAGCCAATTATATCATGGATAATTTAATTGCTTCAGGCAAAGCAGAACCTATGATAGTGGTGATAACAAATGGCGATGTAAATAACATAGGTTCAGTACTTGACAGACCCGCTTTTCAGCAGAAAAAAGACAATACAGGTATTGGGGCAATGGCGGCAGGAGTTTTTGAGAAAAGTTTGGTAAAAGATGTGATTCCTTATATAGAAAGCAATTATCGTGTAATTGCCGATGCTGACCACCGTGCAATTACTGGTTATTCAATGGGTGGATTTCATACTCAAAATACTACAAACGATAATCCGACGATGTTTAAGTATATAGGTGTAATGAGTATGGGTTTATGGTCGGCTGCTCGAAACGACCCTAACTTTGATAAAGCTGGGTATGTTACCAAATTGAAAGCCTTACAAGCTGCCAAGCCAAAGGTATATTGGATTGGTATGGGAACTGACGATTTTCTATATAAAAGTTGTGTAGAATTACGTAAAGTTTATGATGAAATTGGATTTAAATACATTTATCGTGAAAATATCGGAAACCACGATTGGAATTCATGGCGATTGTATTTGACCGAGTTTGCTCCGCTGTGTTTTAAATGA
- a CDS encoding DeoR/GlpR family DNA-binding transcription regulator: MLPNQRRDKILELLKEDGSAKVADLARLFKVTEVTIRQDLEKLEAEDLIVKEHGGATLKNVEDQVKSFSLVHQDNLDKKEMIAQKCMEFIEAGDTIILDSGSTTTEIAKKIKASGIKNLTVITNALNIALMLGTGLDIDVIMTGGEFKPPTLSLTGQKAADFFKGLNVQKLFLATAGISLKSGLTYPSISDLVVKKAMIDAAEVTYLVADSTKIGKSALASLGALSLIDYIITDSSIEEKHKEVFRDNEIEVIIA, from the coding sequence ATGTTACCGAATCAACGCAGAGATAAAATATTAGAATTATTAAAAGAAGATGGCTCAGCAAAAGTTGCTGATTTGGCTCGTCTTTTTAAAGTTACGGAGGTTACGATTCGTCAAGATTTAGAAAAACTCGAAGCAGAGGATTTAATCGTTAAAGAGCATGGCGGGGCAACGTTGAAAAATGTAGAAGACCAAGTAAAAAGCTTTTCGTTGGTACATCAGGATAATCTGGACAAAAAAGAAATGATTGCTCAAAAGTGCATGGAGTTCATCGAAGCCGGCGATACAATAATTCTTGATTCAGGAAGCACAACTACCGAAATAGCAAAAAAAATAAAGGCTTCGGGAATTAAAAATCTAACAGTAATTACAAATGCTTTGAATATAGCCTTGATGCTCGGCACCGGATTGGATATTGACGTAATTATGACGGGTGGTGAATTTAAACCTCCTACCCTTTCACTAACGGGGCAAAAAGCGGCAGATTTTTTTAAAGGTTTAAATGTTCAGAAACTATTTTTAGCAACGGCTGGCATCTCTTTAAAATCAGGCCTGACTTATCCTTCAATCAGTGATTTAGTTGTTAAAAAAGCGATGATTGATGCCGCCGAAGTAACCTATTTAGTAGCCGATAGTACGAAAATTGGTAAAAGTGCTTTGGCAAGTTTAGGAGCCCTAAGTTTAATTGATTATATCATCACCGATTCGAGCATTGAAGAAAAACATAAAGAGGTCTTCAGAGATAATGAAATTGAAGTGATTATTGCATGA
- a CDS encoding L-fucose/L-arabinose isomerase family protein — protein MTLGVIIGNRNFFPDSLVEKARTEIIDVFAKLNLKPILLETTDSKLGGVETFKDAQKCAELFKKHREEISGVLVLLPNFGDEKGVADTLKLSELNVPVLIQAYPDELSKMNVVNRRDSWCGKISVCNNLYQYGIKYSLTSQHVSLPSSAEFQKDLIDFVAVCRVVKGLKSVRIGAIGARPGAFNTVRYSEKILQRNGITVTTFDLSEILGRANKLTADDAKVKQHIESINAYASKGKTPNEAMLQIAKLDVVLKEIMEENALDATAIQCWTSLQQNYGCNVCTSMSIMSENMLPSACEVDVTGTLSMYAMQLASGSPSALVDWNNNYADDENKCVLFHCGNWAKSFLPDIQISNAPILGTSVGVENTYGALDGRTPAMPLTYGRISTDDPKGIIKVYIGEGELTNDPLNTFGNRAVAQIPDLQGLMKYVCRNGFEHHVVMNASKTASILEEALGNYMGWEVYAHA, from the coding sequence ATGACACTTGGCGTAATCATCGGAAATAGAAATTTTTTTCCTGATAGTTTAGTAGAAAAAGCAAGAACAGAAATCATAGATGTTTTTGCAAAGTTGAATCTAAAACCAATTCTATTAGAAACAACAGATTCAAAGTTGGGTGGTGTAGAAACTTTCAAAGATGCACAAAAATGTGCCGAATTATTTAAAAAACACCGTGAAGAAATTTCGGGAGTTTTGGTACTTCTACCCAACTTCGGAGACGAAAAAGGTGTGGCTGATACGCTCAAACTTTCAGAATTAAACGTACCTGTTTTGATTCAGGCGTATCCTGATGAATTAAGTAAAATGAATGTGGTAAATCGCCGAGATTCATGGTGCGGCAAGATTTCTGTTTGCAATAATTTGTATCAATACGGCATAAAGTATTCATTGACAAGTCAACATGTTAGCTTGCCCTCTTCAGCTGAATTTCAGAAAGATTTAATAGATTTCGTGGCCGTTTGTAGAGTTGTAAAAGGTTTGAAAAGCGTACGAATTGGTGCTATCGGAGCAAGACCAGGGGCCTTTAACACGGTACGATATTCTGAAAAAATTCTACAAAGAAACGGCATTACGGTTACAACTTTCGATTTATCCGAAATACTTGGAAGAGCCAACAAACTTACCGCCGATGATGCCAAAGTAAAACAACACATTGAGTCGATTAATGCGTATGCCTCGAAGGGAAAAACGCCTAATGAAGCCATGCTTCAAATTGCCAAATTAGACGTGGTTTTGAAAGAAATCATGGAAGAAAATGCCTTGGATGCCACCGCCATTCAATGCTGGACATCTCTCCAACAAAACTACGGTTGTAATGTATGTACGAGCATGAGTATCATGTCGGAAAATATGCTTCCTTCTGCTTGCGAAGTTGACGTTACAGGAACACTAAGTATGTATGCCATGCAGTTGGCTTCTGGCTCGCCAAGTGCTTTGGTTGATTGGAATAATAACTACGCCGATGATGAAAACAAGTGCGTTTTATTCCATTGTGGCAACTGGGCAAAATCATTCTTACCAGATATTCAAATTTCAAATGCTCCGATTCTTGGTACATCTGTAGGCGTTGAAAATACTTATGGAGCCTTAGACGGACGCACACCTGCCATGCCTTTAACTTACGGACGCATCAGTACTGACGACCCTAAAGGTATTATTAAAGTGTATATCGGCGAGGGCGAATTAACTAACGACCCTCTGAATACATTTGGGAATCGTGCCGTCGCACAAATACCTGACTTACAAGGACTAATGAAATATGTTTGCAGAAATGGTTTTGAGCATCATGTAGTTATGAACGCCTCAAAAACAGCTTCAATTCTCGAAGAAGCACTCGGAAATTATATGGGTTGGGAGGTTTATGCTCATGCTTAG
- a CDS encoding four helix bundle protein, which produces MYQYLTTQKNEYVTSKQILRCGSNPGAMIREAANAESGMDFIHKMGIAQKELGETQYWLEILHKTDYITSVEYNSLYKDSDEIMKMIRSSILTRKKNLKK; this is translated from the coding sequence TTGTATCAATATTTAACGACTCAAAAGAATGAATATGTAACGAGTAAGCAAATACTTAGGTGTGGAAGCAATCCAGGTGCAATGATTAGGGAAGCAGCCAATGCAGAATCTGGAATGGATTTTATTCATAAAATGGGGATTGCCCAGAAAGAACTTGGAGAAACTCAATATTGGTTAGAAATTTTGCATAAAACAGATTATATAACTTCTGTGGAATACAACTCTTTATACAAAGATTCTGATGAGATTATGAAAATGATTAGGAGTTCGATACTTACAAGAAAGAAAAACTTAAAAAAGTGA
- a CDS encoding transketolase codes for METSQNSSLITHHLSLKSKEYRRKILQYIFNAKAGHTGGDLSIIDILNVLYNRIMNVSPENWESNNRDRFIQSKGHCVEALYVVLADKGFFPEEDLLTICKYNSPYIGHPTKYIRGVEQNTGGLGHGLSIGCGNALAAKKDNSPVKVFTILGDGEMAEGSNWEAFMFAAHYKLDNLCAILDYNKLQITAPNAEVMGLEPLDRKLEAFGWAVRHVDGHNLEELESTLKGLPFEVGKPSFVIAHTVKGKGVSYMENVLKWHHGVPSTEQLALAMEELK; via the coding sequence ATGGAAACAAGTCAAAACTCATCACTCATCACTCATCACTTATCACTTAAGTCAAAGGAATACAGAAGAAAAATTCTCCAATACATCTTCAATGCGAAAGCTGGGCATACAGGTGGAGATTTGTCGATAATTGATATTCTAAATGTATTATACAATCGAATCATGAATGTTTCTCCTGAAAATTGGGAATCAAACAATCGTGATAGATTTATTCAGAGTAAAGGACATTGTGTAGAAGCTCTCTACGTAGTTTTAGCCGATAAAGGATTTTTCCCAGAAGAAGATTTATTGACTATTTGTAAATATAATTCACCATACATTGGGCATCCAACAAAATACATCAGAGGTGTAGAGCAAAATACAGGCGGCTTAGGGCATGGACTTTCGATTGGTTGTGGGAATGCCTTGGCTGCAAAAAAAGATAATTCACCCGTAAAGGTTTTCACTATTTTAGGTGATGGCGAAATGGCAGAAGGCTCAAACTGGGAAGCATTTATGTTTGCCGCCCATTACAAATTAGATAATCTATGTGCGATTCTCGACTACAATAAATTGCAGATTACGGCACCTAATGCCGAAGTAATGGGGCTAGAACCTTTAGATAGAAAACTAGAAGCATTTGGTTGGGCAGTTCGACATGTAGATGGCCATAATTTAGAAGAATTAGAAAGTACGCTAAAAGGTCTGCCCTTTGAAGTAGGAAAACCATCATTTGTCATAGCCCATACAGTAAAAGGTAAAGGCGTTAGTTATATGGAAAACGTGCTTAAATGGCATCATGGCGTACCGAGTACAGAACAATTGGCATTGGCAATGGAGGAATTAAAATAA
- a CDS encoding transketolase family protein — MSKANLEIFSETLQAIAETDKDLYVVTSDSRGSGKLVQFGQKFPNQIVEVGIAEQNLVGVATGLAAMEKKAFAVSPACFLTARALEQIKNDVCYSDNSVKLIGISAGVSYGALGTTHHSLHDFAVLRAINNIIIVAPADNYETEEAIREATALNKPVYIRFGKKNMPSKLSSNQEYRSLSEVEGSRDKFSFGKGRVVREGSDLTFIATGETVLPAFEAAEKLAKENGIEATVVSMHTIKPLDTELITNLAQNRSPIITVEEHSIYGGLGEAVGSFLMQNGFRNKFKIVGLPDEHTVSGSQTEIFEHYGISKDGLAEMALKI, encoded by the coding sequence ATGAGTAAAGCAAATTTAGAAATATTCTCAGAAACCCTACAAGCTATTGCCGAAACCGATAAAGACTTGTATGTAGTAACCTCCGATTCGAGAGGTTCGGGCAAATTAGTACAATTTGGTCAGAAATTTCCTAATCAAATTGTTGAAGTAGGTATTGCTGAACAAAATTTAGTGGGTGTTGCCACAGGATTAGCAGCAATGGAGAAGAAAGCTTTTGCGGTTTCTCCTGCGTGTTTTCTCACGGCCAGGGCATTAGAGCAAATCAAAAACGATGTATGCTATTCAGATAATTCTGTGAAATTGATTGGTATCTCAGCGGGTGTAAGTTATGGAGCATTAGGAACAACACACCATAGTTTGCACGATTTTGCTGTACTTAGAGCCATCAATAATATTATAATCGTTGCTCCAGCCGATAATTATGAGACAGAGGAAGCCATAAGAGAAGCAACTGCATTAAATAAGCCTGTTTATATTAGGTTTGGCAAAAAAAATATGCCTTCAAAACTAAGCTCAAATCAAGAATATAGGAGCCTGAGTGAAGTCGAAGGCTCGAGGGACAAATTCTCTTTTGGTAAAGGCCGAGTGGTTAGAGAAGGTTCAGACCTGACTTTCATTGCAACGGGCGAAACCGTTTTACCCGCTTTCGAGGCTGCCGAAAAATTAGCTAAAGAAAATGGCATCGAAGCAACAGTCGTTAGTATGCACACTATCAAGCCCTTGGATACCGAATTGATAACTAATTTAGCCCAAAATAGAAGTCCAATTATTACTGTTGAAGAACACTCTATTTATGGTGGACTAGGTGAAGCAGTAGGTTCGTTTTTGATGCAAAATGGTTTCCGAAATAAATTCAAAATCGTTGGTTTGCCCGACGAACATACAGTTTCTGGCTCGCAAACTGAGATTTTTGAGCACTATGGTATTTCGAAGGATGGATTAGCTGAAATGGCTCTCAAAATATGA
- a CDS encoding D-ribose ABC transporter substrate-binding protein, with translation MKYLFIIVFLISSCTQKNNQEKPKVAVVISTLNNPWFVVLAESAAENARKLGYEAKIFDSQNNPATESDNFENLISSGFDAILFNPTDADGSIANILKAKAAGVPVFCMDREVNADDAATSQILSDNYSGCVEIGIEFVKALKEKGKYVEIIGLVGDNNTWARSGGFHSVVDKFPNLKMVAQQSGDFDRNKAMEVLETIMQANPNIDAVFCGNDAMAMGAFQALQSAGKADKVKVFGFDGASDVVEKIAEKKIVATGMQYPKVMAEYAARYADEYFKGKRDFPQRVPVEVELVTVSNAKNY, from the coding sequence ATGAAATATCTATTCATTATTGTTTTTTTGATTTCTTCATGCACGCAAAAAAACAACCAAGAAAAACCTAAAGTAGCCGTAGTAATTTCTACACTCAATAATCCTTGGTTTGTGGTTTTGGCTGAATCGGCAGCAGAAAATGCCAGAAAACTGGGTTATGAGGCCAAAATATTCGATTCTCAAAACAACCCAGCCACTGAGTCAGATAATTTCGAAAATTTGATTTCTTCAGGTTTTGATGCCATTCTATTCAATCCAACCGATGCCGATGGCTCAATAGCCAATATTCTAAAAGCAAAAGCGGCAGGCGTTCCTGTGTTTTGCATGGATAGAGAAGTGAATGCCGATGATGCCGCCACCAGTCAGATTTTATCAGATAATTATTCAGGCTGTGTTGAAATCGGAATTGAGTTTGTAAAAGCCCTCAAAGAAAAGGGGAAATATGTTGAAATCATTGGTCTGGTGGGCGATAATAATACATGGGCAAGGTCGGGAGGTTTTCATTCGGTTGTTGATAAATTTCCAAATCTGAAAATGGTGGCACAGCAAAGTGGTGATTTTGATAGAAACAAAGCCATGGAAGTTCTTGAAACCATCATGCAAGCAAACCCCAACATTGATGCGGTTTTCTGTGGAAATGATGCCATGGCCATGGGAGCTTTTCAAGCCTTACAATCGGCAGGAAAAGCAGATAAAGTAAAAGTTTTTGGGTTTGACGGTGCGTCTGATGTTGTAGAAAAAATTGCCGAGAAAAAAATCGTTGCAACAGGTATGCAATATCCAAAAGTAATGGCCGAATATGCTGCTCGTTATGCCGACGAGTATTTCAAAGGGAAACGAGATTTCCCGCAGCGTGTGCCCGTTGAAGTGGAGTTGGTAACGGTTTCAAATGCTAAAAATTATTGA